AAAAGGccacggagaagtcatgacatgaaggggTAAATGCGCTGCATGAATCTTATCACCGTAAATTTGACACTTGTGACACTTTCGCCATAGCTAATGCAATCATTTTCCATCGTTAGCCAATAATAACCGAGTCTCATAATTTGCCTAGCCATAGTGAAACCATTGGCATGCGTTTTACAAATTCCTTCATGGATCTCTTCAAGTATCTTTCTGGCTTCAATAGCGTCCATGCATCtcaggagcatttgattcattcctCTTTTGTATAGGATATCCCCGTCAATGACAAACCCAACAACTATTCTCCTGATTGTTCTCTTGTTATTCTCGATTACTTGCTTAGGATACCTTTGATTCTTAATATATTCCAAGATGTCATGAAACCACGGTCGTCCATCTGACTCCTTCTCAATGCTAAAACAGTGTGCAAGGACCTCATATATGCTCATTTGGAGAggtattatttcagtttctctATTTGCTTTGAATATTGAAGCCAATGTGGTCAGAGCGTTAACCAACTGGTTTTATTCTCGTGGAAAGTAGTTAAAAGTCACTTCTTTGAATTCTTTGACCAATTTCGCCACGAGATCGCGATACTTGACTAATTTCGAATCTCTCATTTCCCAATCTCCGCGAATTTGATATCACTAATGCTAAGTCCCTATACACCTCTAAGATTTCTATTTTCCATTCAATAGCTGCACGAagtcccatgatgcaagcttcatattctgctATATTATTGGTACAGAAGAAATTCAATCTGGCAGTGAGCGGGTAATGGTTTCCTTCCTGTGACAATAAAACTGCTCCTATCCCGTGCCCCAACGTGTTTGATGCACCATCGAAACTCATCTTCCATGATTGGTCTTTTGATGATTCACCTTCAGAAATGCACATCAAGTCTTTATCTGGGAAATCGAATCTCAACGACTCATATTCTTCCATTGCTCGACTTGCCAAGAAGTCAGCTATCGCTCTTCCCTTTATCGACTTTTGGCTCACATACACAATGTCATATTCAGACAATAGGATCTGCCATGTGCCATTCTCTCGGAGAGTGCGGGTGATTCCATCAAGTACTTTAATGGATCTAGctttgaaattaaccatgttgtatgatacaacatgtattgtctgaGCCTTCGAACTACCCAGACCAATGCATAACAGAATTTTTCAACTGACGGGTACTTTGCATCATATTCTGTGAACTTTTTGCTGAGGTAGTAAAtcgatttttctcttttccttgacTCATCATGCTGCCCCAGTACGCAACTCATTGAGTTTTCGAACACGGTCAGATACAATATTAAGGGTTTTACAGGGATCGACGGTACCAGCACCGGAGGATTAGACAGATACTGCTTTATCTTGTAGAAGGCCATTTGGCACTCCTTATTTCATTCTCCCGGATTATACTTTCGAAGGAGTCAAAAAATTAGATCATAATGGTTGGTAAGTTGAGCaatgaatcgagcaatgtaattcaacctTCCTAAAAATCCTCTGACTTCTTTTTGCGTACGCGGAGGTGGCAGTTCTTGTGTGGCCTTTATCTTATCTGTATCAACCTCAATACCCTATCGCTGACAATAAAACCTAGTAGTTTTCCCGATGTAGCCCCAAACGTACATTTGGCTGGGTTAAGCTTCAACtggaactttcttaatcttTTGAACAGCTTCTTGAGGTTCCCAACATCCTCTTCTTCTCCCCgggatttggcaatcatatcattgacataaacttctatttctttgtgcatcatgtcatggaacaacaTCACCATGGCTCTCTAATACGTTGCCCCAGCATTCTTCAATCTGAATGGCATCACTTTGTAACAGAACGTTCCCCACATTGTCacgaatgtggttttctccatATCTTCGGGGgccatctttatctgattgtaacatgagaaaccatccatgaaagaaaaatgaatgttTTGTCGTGTTATCTACCAATGTATCAATGTGTGCCAAAGGAAAATTATCTTTAGGGCTTGCTCGATTAAGATCACGATAATCAACGCACATTCGTACCTTTCTGTCTTTTTTCGGTACCGGGACTATATTAGCTACCCATTCTGGATATTTAGAGACTTGTAGGAAGCCAGCATCAATTTGTtttttgacttcttcttttatctttaacaGTATTTCAGGTCTCATCCTTCTTAACTTTTGCTGAACGGGTTTGCATTTTGGTTTCAACGGGAGCTTGTGGACCACCACATCCTCATCCAACCCTAGCATGTCCTAATAAGACCAGAcaaatacatctttgtactcACGGAGCAAGACGATCAAATTCTGTTTGGTGTTTTCTGAAATAGAAGTCCCAATCTTCACTTCTTGTTTCATTTCTTCATTTCCCAAGTTCATTGTCTCAACAGGTTCTTGATGGGGTAGAATCCgtttctcttcttgttctaccattctcaaTAAGTTAGGAGACGGGACACAATCTTCAGTACTTTCTTCGGCTTCGAATTCTCCTAAACAAATATCTTTCTCGAAATCGATTTCAGGACTTGTAACGGGATTGTTCATGCCATGAATATCTGAGCACCTGAaagatgaacgggaaagaaaacTATAGAGGAACATCAAAGTATTGGAATCAACACACacaatgttatgaaatgttatgaaataCACTGAGAGAAAGGATATGAAGCGATGGGGTAATTATGAAATTGATGGAAATGAAAAGACCATGACAAAATGCATCTTCATTAAtgttcattgaaatgataaagagcaAACATAAGCTCTTAAAAAAGGAATCCCATTACTTAGGAACACACAAAATAATGGAGAATTAACATTGGGCATTACTCTTGAGAGGACTTAGAAACTACAAGGAGGTCCACAGTAGTCTAATTATTCAAAACATATCCTAGAGGACAAAGGCGTATCATCTCGATTGCATCACCCTCGTTGTCAACAACATTTATGCTGATGTTCTGAAATCCCTTTTCATTCAAAGCGCTTCGTGGATTGTCTTGCCCCTCGTCTTCATTTGTTACCGCATTCACATTCCCATCAGCATGGATAGGAAGAGGATTTCCAGCCACATTACTAACGCTATCAAATCGCAGAATGCCAGCATCGATGAGATCTTGAACCCTCCTTTTAAAGGCAATGCAGTTTTCTGTAGAATGCCCCTGATTTCCAGCGTGATACATGCAATTAGCATTAGGATCATACCATTTTGGGTATGGGGGCTTCAAGGGTGCCGTATAATGTGGGGATATTAATTGCTTCTCCAACAGTTTCGGGTATAACTCTCCGTATGACACGAGAATTTGGGTGAACTGAGGTTTTTGAGAATTGGGTCTTGTTGGTCTTTGCTCATTTTTGGGTTGGTTTTGTATAGGCATGGTGTTTAGTGGGAACATGGTGAACGGTTTTTGGTTATTCATGGCGTAGAAAGGGTAAGAAGGAGGTGCTTAACAGTAAGGACCTTCGAGAGGAAAGTAGAAGTTTGAAGGTGGACGATAACGAGGTCGTGGTTGGGCTGAGCATGGATTGGAGGTACAGTGGCTCTCAGTTCCAACCATATGGGTTTCTGCCTCCTTTTTCTTTACGGGTGCTGCCTTATTTGAACTCTCGGGGCCTTCCATTCTCCCACTCTTGATGGCATCTTCTATAAACTCCCCGGATATTACAATGTCTACAAAGTCCTTCGTGGCACTTCCTACCAACTTATCGTAAAATGACGCTTTCAGATTGTTGATAAAGAGGACTGTTATCTCCGTCTTAGTTAACGAGGGTTCCACCTGAGCCGAGAtatccctccatctttgtgcatattgcctaaaaGTCTCTGTCGGCTTCTTTTCCATCATTTGTAAAGTTAGTCGATCAGGCACCATATCCGATACATGCTTGTATTGCTCACAAAATGCTGATGCTAAATCCTTCCATGATCAGATTCTCTCTCTACTGAGCTGATTATAACATCGAAGAGCCGAGCCAACCAGACTATCTTGAAAGCAGTGTACTAACAATTTATCATCGTTCACATAACTAGTCATCTTTCAGCAAAACATGATAAGATGCGCCTT
The nucleotide sequence above comes from Gossypium raimondii isolate GPD5lz chromosome 13, ASM2569854v1, whole genome shotgun sequence. Encoded proteins:
- the LOC105781384 gene encoding uncharacterized protein LOC105781384, with amino-acid sequence MIAKSRGEEEDVGNLKKLFKRLRKFQLKLNPAKCTFGATSGKLLGFIVSDRVLSSKAQTIHVVSYNMVNFKARSIKVLDGITRTLRENGTWQILLSEYDIVYVSQKSIKGRAIADFLASRAMEEYESLRFDFPDKDLMCISEGESSKDQSWKMSFDGASNTLGHGIGAVLLSQEGNHYPLTARLNFFCTNNIAEYEACIMGLRAAIEWKIEILELVNALTTLASIFKANRETEIIPLQMSIYEVLAHCFSIEKESDGRPWFHDILEYIKNQRYPKQVIENNKRTIRRIVVGFVIDGDILYKRGMNQMLLRCMDAIEARKILEEIHEGICKTHANGFTMARQIMRLGLISPKASNGHRFVSVVIDYFTKWVEATSFANVTKTAIKHQNSSPYLSKMNGVVEAANKNIKRIIEKMTETYKDWHKKLPFALYAYRTSVRTSTGATPFSLIYRMEAVLPIEVEIPSL